Genomic DNA from Epinephelus fuscoguttatus linkage group LG14, E.fuscoguttatus.final_Chr_v1:
ATGCGCATACCTGTGacaatatttacattaattatctCTCATCAAATATGTTAATTACAGTTCAGTCTTTATTGTCATCACAGAACTcgtcaaatatttttcttttattatatatattttttttttcatttcttatttgctgttgttttgatCAATTCATCATTTGAGATGCTTTTTAATAGGCGTGTAATAGAGCAAGTGATTACAATGTAAGCTATAAAGTTTGTACTCTTTGTGAACAGAACACCTTATGCAACTGTCTGACAGTTAAGAGGACAAAGAATATCAACAGGCTGTCAAACCCAGCACTTTCCCCCTGACTTCACTGACGCAGGCAGAACAGTGAGGAGCTGTTTCCATAGTAATAACTTCCTACACATCACATAAATTGACAGGACTACTATATTTAATGTGTAGGTGAAGGTCCGATGTTGTCATCTGAACTATATTACTGCACTGGAGAACAATCCAAGGCTACAAATGCAACCATAAAAAGGCCAAGAGAGGACTGAAATGCACAAGTGTTTGGGTGTAGTGTCCCTGTACCAATATGAAATGTAAGAGCAACACCATATGTGTTATGCCCCAGACTACTGAAATACAAttaattcataaataaataaacaaatcacaTTAATTATACAGCCCATTATTTATCAGTTTGAAGCAgacaaaagctttttttttttttttgctatgaaGTTTTCTGAGTCAGACTCTGTGGAGGGCCGGTGTATTTGTGAATAGTGAACTGTGACACCACCATGTGGGGAAACCTAAGTAATACAATTGTCACACTTCACTGAGCTGAGCATGCAAATATGTTCACATGCATGACACTCACTTATGTATAAGTGAAAaaatttgtgtttattgttttttatattatatgttCTGCAACTTAAAAATGACACTGCAGTACCAGGGGAATCACTTTATCCTTAATCACCAACATTGCAAACAACTTTGCCTCTAGAAATGAGATGTTTCTGTAGTGCTTGTATGTTttatgcattcattcattcatccattcagtTCTTCTAGGTGTTGTAGCCCTCTGTTGGCctgtcacaaagacacacatttaTTGCTATGCACTCATAAAGACACatttatatacatacagtactttAAGTGTGCAGTTTGTGTTTGAGGTAGGTCAGTTGCTCCATGTTGACACTGCTGCCACCACACACAATCACCAGCAGGGGGCCCAGCTGAGCTGGCAGCCGACCTAGAAAAGTGTGGTGAAACAAAACTGATGATCTTCTCCAGACATTTGCCCTCATTATAAGGGATTTACTATACATGATAAGTTTCAGCATAAAtaccatagagatgtctgtcttacctccaatataatggaactaggtggcactcggcttgtggtgctcaaagcaccaaaaaaaaaacatttgaaaaactcaacagcaatgtctctttccagaaatcatgacccagttactcaagataatccactgaccttgttgtgagcagtttcatgtaggaactattttctttctactgaagtACACCTGCCAACCCTATCACCGCGCACAAGGGAGTGCGTAGTACCTGAGACTCTGGATTTTGTCCATGGATACGTTTTTCTTCtttgatctgattggtcagaggtcagggtgttGACAGGTTGTGATCCGATACCCTGAAGTTAACCTGCCcggttagctgttcagcatatgttgccatggtgatttatcctagtaaaaagagaaccagcttcgtagtactgaaaaccctgAGAACCCccaagttacctcgctaactccaaatcctgcttcctAATACAGGCCTCTGGTCATGATTCCTGTAAAGAGACaatgatgttgagtttttcaaatgtattttttggcaccacaagctgagtgccatctagttccattatattagagagaagacagatatgttcaacacacaacaactcacaccagaacaatctaggttgataaatagcactacaggtaaagggaagaatgtgtattttttgatttggaggtgaactgtcccaTTAATTCCTCTCTTAAACACAGTCTCACTGTTGTCAACAAACAGAGGAGTTGTAAATTGAGAGGGTTTAGTACACACATAACAGAAGCATTGTGGTTCATATCTTTGACTCCAGAGTCGTTACCTTCATCCTGTAATCTGTGTATGAGCCCGCTGTAGACAGCTGCCAGAGCTGCTCCGCATGCCATCTCCACCAGCACACGCTCCTCATCTGCAAGATCAcgatcacacatacacacactgagttaaagtaaaacaaaggcAAAGCCATTATGAAGCCAAGTTTATTATAGCAGCTTATGCTAGCAATTAAAACCAAACAGTAACCAGTCAAAGGAAAGTTCCTAGGAATATTACAGTAAAATGCACATTtaaggaaaaacacacactcacccagGAATGTTTCCACAGCATGCAGAGCCTGCTGGTCAGTCACAAGTTCAGAAATGACTGTAAGCTCGCTGCACTGGCTGTATTCAAAAGCTTTCTCACAGACTGTCTTTGCTCCGAGACATTTAGCCTCActgtggacagacagagggggaCGCAGTCAATTTGGTTTCATGAAAAAAACTTAACCCCAGAAAACTTATAAACTCCTTTAACCTCTAACCTGGTGATGTCATCCAGGGTGACCACCCTCCCTGCCTTAACCGCAGCGTTGAAACAATCTGCCCCCACTGTCTCCATGGCAATGATGGGTACATCTGTCCAGCCTACGTCCTTCAGGCCCTGGATGACGCCACAAAGGAGCCCCCCTCCACCCACGGCCACCAGCACAGCTCCAGGCTTCACACTGGGACCCAGAGAGGCTGCGACCTCTGAGATCATGGAGGCATGGCCCtgcctgggtgtgtgtgtgtgagaggagggAGTTTGAATGGAAGTTAATATCGCACAGCTTTGTAGTTCATCTATTGACATTGCATTTCAGCAGGaaactttaaatgtgatgaGTGTTTCTACCAGAGCAGGGGGTGATCGAATGGAGGAACATAGGTGAGTCCTTCAGTTTCTGCCAGTCTCAGAGCCTCTGCATTGGCATCATCCCAAACCTATGGATAAAAGAttactacattttttttctgtttatgatCAGCCCATAGCTGATGTCAGTGCTACAAAGGGATCACTTGCAtataattaatattacactTTACCTTGCCTATCATCTTGACCGTAGCACCCTGATCCTGGAGTCTCTGAACGACcagctgaggagaggaggaaggaactATGATGGTGGCTGGTACACCCATTTTTCTGGCTACATAGGCGGCAGCCATACCTGCATTACCACctaaaaaaaggcattatattACAGTCACAGTCCCTCGTAGATATTGTATTTTGTAGATTACCATGCAGTGTCACAGCAGAATTGTCACCTGAAGAGCAGACAACTCCTTTGGACTGTCTGGCAAGCTGCAGGAGATAGCGATGACATGAAAAAGGGCAAGTTAGTTTCTTTTTTCTGACAACTTTTCATATGCCTTTTTACTGAGATCGACACCAGTGTCTGTTATGATGGAGGTGAAGCAAAAGCAGAGGGCGGAGAGC
This window encodes:
- the sdsl gene encoding serine dehydratase-like isoform X1 — translated: MEKHFHLNTPLLESVSMSKRVGTTVYLKMENSQPSGSFKIRGIGHLCKQLARQSKGVVCSSGGNAGMAAAYVARKMGVPATIIVPSSSPQLVVQRLQDQGATVKMIGKVWDDANAEALRLAETEGLTYVPPFDHPLLWQGHASMISEVAASLGPSVKPGAVLVAVGGGGLLCGVIQGLKDVGWTDVPIIAMETVGADCFNAAVKAGRVVTLDDITSEAKCLGAKTVCEKAFEYSQCSELTVISELVTDQQALHAVETFLDEERVLVEMACGAALAAVYSGLIHRLQDEGRLPAQLGPLLVIVCGGSSVNMEQLTYLKHKLHT
- the sdsl gene encoding serine dehydratase-like isoform X2; this encodes MEKHFHLNTPLLESVSMSKRVGTTVYLKMENSQPSGSFKIRGIGHLCKQLARQSKGVVCSSGGNAGMAAAYVARKMGVPATIIVPSSSPQLVVQRLQDQGATVKMIGKVWDDANAEALRLAETEGLTYVPPFDHPLLWQGHASMISEVAASLGPSVKPGAVLVAVGGGGLLCGVIQGLKDVGWTDVPIIAMETVGADCFNAAVKAGRVVTLDDITSEAKCLGAKTVCEKAFEYSQCSELTVISELVTDQQALHAVETFLDEERVLVEMACGAALAAVYSGLIHRLQDEGIMTRGLY